The Cyclobacterium amurskyense genome contains the following window.
CATATGATGCCGATATAAATACACAAATATCAACATCTGGAATGCTAGTCGTATTGGGGGTCATCTTGTTTGCTCCCGTTTTAATGTCATTGACCATCTCCATGTCATTCCTTATTAATATTGTGCTTAATCAGTTTTTACCTTTTACTACAAGTTGGCAACAGAGTGGCCTTCAACTTTCTATTGCTGCAAATTCAGTGAATTACGCGGGGTTCACCCCATTATCAATGCAGTTTCCCCTCCAGCTAAGTGGTAGCGGATCTTACGATTTAACGAAGTTCAGGCAATTTACACTTCCAGGAAATGGTCCGAGCTTTCAAGTTGAGTACACGCAGGAAAGTCTATCTATTCAACCTAAAGAAATGAGGCTAGCCATTGATTTAAAGTAAGAAGCTATTTTTTATTTTCTTTTACTTTTAAGGTCACTTAATGAGTAAGGTCTTAATCAATATGGATTTGGCACCTTTCGCCTGAAGGGAGATTACCTATAGCATACTTGTCACCCTAATTCCTGAAAGAACAACGCCAGTGGAAATTCATAATAGCGGCAACCAACCGTTCTCAAAATACAGGTTTTAATTCAAGAAAATCATCTAGAATAAATGCTTAGGTATATTACGAGTTTGGCAGAGGTTCAAAAAGCTAATAGTCAATGGACTGCGAAAAGATTCCATCCAGACCCAAGCCCACATTGATAATTGTACGGTGGCACATCTTATTGACCGTATTCCAGTAACTCTCCACTAGAGGGAAGTAACCGCCAGAAATGTGGCTTGGAAATTTCAGCCAATCAATTAGGAAAAATAGTAGAAACAAAGATGAAATAGGATATTAAACAACTGACTTACCATCAGAAAAGGTATTTAAAAAACCTCTTTCCTCAATTAAAATAGGATCTAAAGGAAATAATCAGGACTTCAAGAAAACATTCAATTTTAAAACCATAAAAAGATAATTTGACTGATGAAAAAATATTGTATCAACTGCTTATAATCTTATGTTTTCTTTAATGAACTAAAAAAAGCCATAACTTTGCAATAAATACTTAACTATGGACGCAACTTTTGATGCCGTTGTCGTAGGATCTGGACCAAACGGTCTTTCAGCGGCAATTGTTTTACAAAAGCATGGACTAAATGTCCTACTAATCGAGGGTAAGGATACAATTGGTGGTGGCATGCGCACAATGGAACTTACCCTTCCTGGTTTTAAACATGACGTTTGTTCAGCCATCCATCCCATGGCTGCTGCCGGCCCGTTTTTTAAAACATTGCCACTTGACCAATATGGCCTTGAATTTATTCATGCTAAAACCTTGGCAGGTCATCCGCTACCGGATGGGTCCGTAGTTTCCTTGCACCGCTCCCTATTTGAAACTGCAGATCATTTGGGCAAGGACAAAAAAGCCTATATTGATTTATTAAAACCACTTTGCGATCATTGGGACACGCTTTCTCCAGACATTTTATCCCCATTAAAATTTCCAAAAAATCCGATAAAACTGGGTTTATTTGGAATTAATGCACTTAAACCCTCCACCCTACTTGCACATAAATTCAAAGAAACCAATACCAGGGCACTTTGGGCAGGGATGGCAGCGCATGGTATCCAACCCCTAACCAATATAGCTACTTCGGCTATAGGCATGGTACTGATGGCAGCTGGCCATCATAGTGGCTGGCCAATGATAAAAGGAGGTTCACAATCCCTCGCTGATGCTTTAGCTAATTATTTTCTATCCATAGGAGGTAAAATTGAAAAAGGGAAAATGATAACTCACCACAGTCAACTTCCTAACGCAAAATTGGTAATGTTTGACCTGAGTCCTAAAAATTTATTAAAGATAGCCGGGGACAAGTTCTCCAAATTGTATCGGTGGCAATTAAGTAGATATAGGTATGGAATGGGGGTTTATAAAATGGATTTCGCACTTTCACAACCTATTCCATGGAAATCCGAAGCGCTCAAGGGTGCTGGCACAGTACACCTAGGAGGTACGCTGGAAGACATTACAAAATCCGAAAAATTAGTTTGGGAAGGTAAATACAGTGAAAACCCCTATGTCCTTCTATCCCAACAAAGCCTATTTGACAATACACGTTCCCCAGAAGGTTATCATACAGCATGGGCATATTGCCATGTACCTGCAGGGTCCGAACGCAACATGACATCCACTATTGAAGATCAAATAGAGAAACATGCGCCTGGTTTTAAGGACACGATAATTGGAAAGCATACTTTCAATAGCAAGGAGATTGAAAATTATAACCCAAACTATATTGGAGGAGATATCAATTCTGGAGTACAGGACTGGTCACAAATATTTACGAGACCCGCACTAAGGACATCTCCTTATAGAACCTCCTTCAAAAACTATTATATCTGCTCAGCATCCACTCCACCGGGTGGCGGCGTTCATGGAATGGGTGGCTATTATGCTGCAAAAAGAGCTATTAAAGATTTATTCTAAGTTACCATGTACAATTTTTAATTTTTTTATAAAGGAAAACAAGATGAATAACTTCCTGAAGAAATATAAAATTACTTTGGTCTTCTACCTTACCGTCATTTTACTCTTCGTATCGATGGTATTTGCAAGACTAGTCAGAGAGCCATACCCAAGTCTAAACATGCCCGCTTTCACAAGGAGTGGCATTAATAATGACATTTTACCTGCCACTTATTTTGAAGTCATTTACATGAACAATGACGAAGAAGTATGGAAAGGGAATTTACAGGATATTTTCGACCCAGAAAACTTAGTTGAATTTCGAAATAACATGCGCTTTATTTTCTTCAATAATGCAGGAGCAAAAATGGAAGAATCCAAAAAACAAAAGCGAAGGATAATTTCTTTAATCCCTGGAGGAGTTAAAATGCATGAAGCACTTGAAAAATGGACAACACACGATGTAATAGGAGGAGCAGACAAAATAGCACCTGAACTCATGTTTAGAAAAAAACCATTTGAATCTGATAAGGTAACTGGCTTTATTATTAATGAGTACAAAGAATATTACCACTTAGTGGATGGGTTTCAGAATAGAGAAATTGTTAGACACAAAGAATTTAAATTTGATGACCATACAATTAATTAACCAAAAAATTACCAATTGGCTTTTAAATACATGGAAGCCAACTTTTTTCCAATTAGGCTTGGCCAGGATTTTGTTTTGCCTTGGATTTTTTATTTTTGGGATTCCTCAATTCATTGGGATTTCAAGTCTTGAATTAGCATTTTTTGATCCACCTCCAGGGGTTTCTCAATTGATAGGCCCTATTACTTCAGGTAATTTTTGGTGGACTTTCGATTTGGTTTTGAGAATTATTTTTGTCTCAATGTTGGTAGGTTTTAGAACCAAGGAATCCTCCATAATTTTCGGATTGCTTTTACTATTTGGTTTTACCTATAGCTACAGTTACGGAAAAATTGACCATAACATTTTCCCTGTGATTTTTCCTTTGATTATGGCTTTCACCAACTGGGGAGGGGCATTGTCTATAGATTCACTTAAAAATAAAAATACGAAAATTAAGCCTAAAGGCTGGCCATTAACCTATCTTTCATTTTTGCTTGGATGGGGTTATTTTACCGCAGGCTTGCCAAAATTGATTGGAGGATGGTTAGACCTTTCGTATTCAACCACTGCAGGCTTTATTTTAAGAAGATTTTATTCAGGAGCAGAGCCCTTGTACTTAAATGAAATGTTTGTAAAAATAAACAATTTATTTATTTACAAATCACTGGACTACAGCACCTTACTGTTTGAATTAGGATTTATAATTACGATATTTTGGTCAGCCTTGTTTTTGAGAGCAGTGGGAATGGCAGCTCTTTTTCATCTTGGAGTGTTATTAACAGTTAACATACCCTTTACACTACACGTCTTGGTTCTACTTCCCTATATTATTTATTTTTATTTCGAAAATAAACCACAGCTTTCAGAAACAGCTCAACTCTATTTTATTCGAAATAAAAAGGTTTTTTTAACGGCCTTTCTATTATTAGCTGTAATAATAATCTCCGGCTATTACCCTAGACCATTCCCAATTCACCGCCATACTATCTTATTTATTGTTTGTATTCCTTCGGTATTTATGATTTTACCAGAATCAGCGCGTCTGTATTTTAATAAAAAGACAAGCCGACTCTTTACTAAAAAATAATTGAATCGATATCTGAAATTAGAGCTATCCCTATCTTGGAAATTAACAAGCTAAAGATTAAACCCGAAATATGAAATAGACCTTCTATTACGTGATGGAATCACTTTAAAATCAGTTACTTCGTTGCTATTTTCGACTTCACCATAGCGGTGCTATGACTCAGTCTCCAAATAGCCTGATTTTATTGTGATTACACCACTCTTAACGAATCCTAATACATAATCCGGGTTTAACGAAAATAGCGATAGGCTTTCCTTAGTTCAATTCCTGAAAGAATAGCGCTGAGTTAAACTGAAGAATAATTTTGATACATAGGCAATTTGAGATTTTATGGTTTTTATTTTTACATTGAACTTTTAAAAACAATCCTTCTTGACTAAATATTTATCAGCAACAAATGAGACCAATTGCTTTAATCTTATTTTTAATGGTTTCCATGCATTTGGAAGCACAACAAATCATAGACCTCTATCAGGATGCTATTCCCAACAGCAAGCCGTATCCAATGAAAGAAATAGTCACTGAGAAAAACGGACAAATTGCTTGGATTCAGAAGGTTTCAAAGCCAACATTGACCATCTATCAACCGGATAAAGAAATAGCCACTGGCGCAGCAGTAATTATATGCCCAGGTGGTGGTTACTCTGGAGAAAGCTATCTTAAAGAAGGAACCATAATTGCAGAAACTTTTGTACGCAAGGGAATTGCCGCATTTATACTGAAATACCGTTTACCCAGTGATTCAATCATGGTGGATAAATCAATAGGCCCCTTACAAGATGCCCAACAGGCAATTAAAACGGTACGCCAAAATGCTTCAAAATGGGAATTGGACCCCGAAAAAATTGGCATTATGGGATTTTCCGCGGGTGGACACTTGGCTTCTACGGCCGGAACCCACTTTGATAAATCTTACATACCAAATGATGAGAACATTAGTTTAAGACCTGATTTCATGGTTTTGATTTATCCTGTAATCAGCATGAAAGACGAGCTAACCCATCCCGGTTCCCAACAAAATTTACTTGGAAATGCTCCTTCTGAAGAACAAAAATTATTGTTCTCTAATGAGTTGCAAGTTGGTCCCAATACTCCACTAACATGGTTAACTCACACTGGCGATGACAATGTGGTTAGTGTTGAAAACAGTATTCAATTTTACCAGGCATTAATTCGAAACGAAATTCTTTCAGAAATGCACCTCTACCCAAAAGGGAATCATGGGTTTGTATTGAGTTTACCTACCGAAGAGTGGATGCAACCTTTGTTTGATTGGATGGATAAAAGCGGAATAGTCAATTGATAAGTAACTACTCTGGAGAAATTAAATGCCCAATGCTAAATTTTCAAGATTATCAGAAGCTTGGAATGGCTAGACCTGTAGTTGATTTATAGGGCCTTTTATTTACGCTGTATTGTAATGGAATCAGATAACTCGAAGAACAAGGGTGAGATATGTGTTGAACATCTTGCGTTTTTTAATTTTGAGTATTGTTTTCATTGACAAACAAGCCAAAATCGTAAAAGGTAGCTTTGCCACTAATTTTGCATCCCTTTGGGAGATAATGCAACCATTAACAGACTAGGCCTAATCTTCTGACGTTAATCATCATGTTTTCTAAATCCATGTAAAATTATAATTAATAAAAAACAATAATTTCTTATCATTGTCTGATTTTAAGAGTAAATTATTTAAATCGATTGTTTTTTAATGGGAAAAACATAGTTTTTTGCTTTAATACCCATTCCAATTCGGTCAATTTCTTCTCCAAACAGCATAGAACAGGACAGTTAATTATAGTGAATGAAGTATATTCGCTAAATAAAATAATAGAATTTAAATTTATTAAATAACAATATGGCAATTACAAAAGACACTTTTAAGCACGTAGATTATCTATGGGATGATGAAAAAGCAAAAGCTCTAGGAGACGATCAAGTAGCTCTATTGCTTTATCGCTCTAATATTTTGGGAGCAGATCTTAGAATCACCAATTATGGTGGTGGAAACACAAGCTGTAAAACCATTGAAAAAGATCCGCTTACAAAAGAGGATACCGAAATAATGTGGATCAAAGGTTCAGGTGGAGACATTGGAACATTGAAAAGGAGCGGACTTGCTGGATTGTACATGGACAAGTTACTTGCTCTTAAAAATGTATACAGAGGTTTGGAATTTGAAGATGAAATGGTGGCCTTATTCAACCATTGCATCTATGACTTGGATTCTAAAGCGCCTTCCATAGATACCCCTTTGCATGCTGTCTTGCCTTTCAAGCACATCGATCACCTTCACCCTGATGCGGCCATTGCAATAGCAGCAGCCAAAGACGGAGAAAAGATCACCAATGAGTTATTTGAAGGCCAAATTGCCTGGGTTCCGTGGCAAAGACCTGGATTCGACCTTGCGCTTCAATTAGACAAGGCGTTAAAAGCGAATCCTGGTATCAGAGGAATTATGCTTGGAGGACATGGTCTTTTCACTTGGGGAGATACTGCTTACGATTGCTATATCAATAGCCTTGAAGTAATTGACAAAGCTTCTCAATACCTTGAAGACAACTATGGTAAAGATCGTCCCGTATTTGGTGGACAGAAAGTCAGTTCTTTGCCAGCGGAAGAAAGAAGAGAACAAGCTTCTATCATTGCTCCTCACTTAAGAGGTCTTGCATCAGGTTTTAACCGCATGGTAGGTCACTTCTCAGATGATGAAAGAGTATTGGAATTCATCAATAGCAATGACCTTGAAAAACTTGCTCCACTAGGAACAAGCTGTCCTGATCACTTCCTAAGAACCAAAATCAGACCTCTAGTATTGGAAATTGCTCCTGATACGGACCTTTCTGACATGACAGAGATTAAGGCTTATCTTGAAAAAGAATTTGAAGCCTACAGACAATATTATACCAAATATTACAATGACCACAAACGTGACAACAGTCCTGGTATAAGGGATTCTAATCCAGTAGTTATTTTATGGCCAGGAGTAGGTATGTTCTCCTACGCTAAGAACAAACAAACTGCAAGGGTGGCAAGTGAATTTTACACGAATGCCATCAATGTAATGAAGGGTGCCGAAGCTGTTTCTTCCTACGTTTCTTTGCCATTGCAAGAAGCATTTGACATTGAGTACTGGTTATTGGAAGAAGCCAAACTTCAAAGAATGCCTAAAGAACAACCTCTTTCCAGAAAAGTAGCATTCGTAACCGGTGGTGCTGGTGGAATCGGTAAAGCCATTGCTGATAAAATGGCTGAAGAAGGTGCCTGTGTATTTATCACAGACATCAACAAAGACAACCTTGACAAAGCCCTTGCTACTTATGGCAAAGATACTGGTTCAGGAGCCTTGATGGATGTAACCAATATGGAAGACATAGAAAAAGCCCTTAAAGCTGCTTGTCTTAAATTTGGTGGTGTTGACATCATCGTAAACTGTGCTGGCTTGGCCATCTCTAAACCAATTGCACAAACCACTGAAAAAGATTGGGATATTCTTCAATCTGTATTGGTAAAAGGACAATTTGCTGTATCTAAGGCAGCTGTTGCGATATTAAGAGCTCAGGATAAAGGTGGAGACATCGTTAATATTGCCAGTAAAAATGCCTTGGTTTCAGGACCTAATAACGTAGGGTATGGTACTGCCAAAGCAGCTCAGGTACACATGAGCAGATTGCTTGCAGCTGAGCTTGGCCCAGACAAGATCCGAGTGAATGTAGTCAACCCTGACGCAGTGATTGAAGGTAGTAAAATATGGGAAGGCGAATGGGCCAAAGGCAGAGCCAAAGCTTACGGAATCACCGTTGAAGAACTTCCTGCATTCTATGCCAAGCGCACGATCATGAATGAAATCATATCGGTAGATGACATTGCCAATGGCGTTTTTGCTTTCGTTGGAGGTCATTTGAGCAAGAGTACCGGAAATATCTTAAACGTAGATGGAGGAGTTGCTGCTGCCTTTGTCAGATAATGTATTACCATGAGAATTGATAAAAATCAAATCAATACAATAAATAACAGAGCTCTCCCGGATCACCGGGAGAGTTTTGAGTATCTAAGCAATAAATTAAGTACCAAAGGTCTTGACACTAGTCTTTTAATTAAAAAGATCCAGGATTTTCAAATCGCCATTCCTAGCTGGGCCCTTGGCACTGGAGGAACTCGATTTGGTAGATTCCCTGGAGGAGGAGAACCAAGGTCGCTTGAAGAAAAAATAGATGATGTAGGCCTAATCCATGCGTTAAATGCAGGATCTGGTGCTATTTCCCTACACATTCCTTGGGACATCCCTGGCGATATTGATGCTGTAAAGGCCCATGCCACCTCTCACAACTTACTTTTCGACGCGGTCAATTCCAACACCTTTCAGGATCAACCTGATCAGGAGCACTCTTACAAGTTTGGCTCTTTGTGTCATGCAGATGCTAAAGTAAGGCAACAGGCTGTTGACCATAACCTTGAGGTAATTAAATATGGGGACCAGCTCGGTTCTAAAGCTTTAACAGTTTGGCTAGCAGATGGATCTTCCTTTCCAGGACAAATGAATTTCCGGAAAGCCCTTCAAAACACACTGGATTCCCTAAAAGCCATTTATCAGGGGCTTCCATCAGATTGGAAAATGTTTGTGGAGTACAAGCCTTACGAGCCAAACTTTTACCATACGGTAATTCAGGATTGGGGAACCTCGCATTTATTGGCTTCCCAATTGGGAGAAAAGGCATTTACCTTGGTAGATTTAGGTCACCATCTGCCCAACACAAATATTGAGCAAATAGTAGCGACCCTAATGATGCAAGGAAAATTAGGTGGGTTCCATTTTAATGATTCCAAATTTGGTGATGACGACCTGACGGTAGGCGCCATGAAACCTTACCAATTGTTTCTAATATTCAACGAATTGGTTGAGGGAATGGAAGATAAAACATCCAAAAATCCTTCTCCTGCATGGATGATAGATGCCAGTCATAACCTAAAAGACCCAATGGAAGATTTGCTTCAATCAGTTGAAGCCATACAATTGGCTTATGCACAGGCATTGACGGTAGATAGAGTTGCATTGGAAAATGCAAGAGCGGAAAATGATGCTGTGCTGGCACAGGAAATCTTGCAAAATTCCTTTAGAACAGATTTAAGGCCTTTAATCGCAGAAGCAAGGCTTCAAGCCGAGGCGGCCATCTATCCTGTAGAAGTATACCGAGACCTGGCTGTGAGAAAAACCCTGATCAAAGAAAGAGGTGCCAAATCACTTGCTACCGGTCTATAAGTTAAATCAATCCATTCAATAAAATACTAAAATACAATGCCCATTCCGGTAACCGCCATCTTTGATATAGGAAAAACAAATAAGAAATTTTTTCTCTTTGATGAAAATCTGAATGAGATTAAAGAAGAATATGTACAATTTCCGACGATTAAAGATGACGACGGATTTGAGTGTGATGATTTAGAAAAAATCACAAAATGGGCCAAAGAAAATGTAGAGAAATTGTGCAAGGATCCTCAATATGAGATCAAGGCATTAAATTTCTCTACTTATGGCGCCACCTTCGTTTCTATAGGTGAAGATGGCAAACCCGTAACCCCAATTTACAATTACCTTAAGGATTTTCCTGAGGATGTTCATCAGGAGTTTTATGCCAAATACCCTGAAGAGAGCATCAATCAAACCACCGCTTCCCCCACACTTGGGATGCTGAATTCTGGTTTACAGTTGTATTGGCTTAAGAGAAAAAAACCTGAGGTATTCAAAAAAATTAAATACTCCTTACACCTTCCTCAGTACATCTCCTATCTCTTTACCGGAGAAATAGTAACTGAACCTACCTCAATTGGCTGCCACACCAAGTTGTGGGATTTCCCCAAAGGAGACTACCACCAATGGGTATATGAAGAAGGAATTGCTGAGAAATTACCCCGACAAGTACCCACCACGCATAGCTTTGAGAAAGAAATTTGTGGCCAAAAAGTACAAATAGGCGTAGGCATTCATGACAGCTCATCTGCTTTGGCCTCTTACCTTATAAAAATAAAGGAACCTTTTCTGCTTATTTCTACAGGTACCTGGAGCATTTCGCTCAACCCTTTCCCTAAACGAGAGCTGACTTATCAAGAATTACAAAATGACTGCTTGAATTTCTTGTCTATTCATGGCAAAACAGTTAAAGCCAGTAGGTTTTTCCTTGGCTACGAATTGGATCATCAGCTGGCCAAAATGAACAATGTCTTTGGTAAAGAGCCCAAATTTTACAAAGGCATCAGTCCTGATGAAAAATTAGTAAGCCAATTGCTTAATGGGGAGCTTGCAGGAACATTTTATCCTGAAACAATTGCTAGAACACCGATGGTGGCAGAGATATTCCCCGAAAACAATTGGGACATCGCGGCCTTTTCAAATTATGAGGAAGCTTTTCACCATTTAATTTTTGGGCTAGTCCGGATGCAAGTAGCCTCTTTGATGCTTGCTAAAGGTGCAACAACTACAAAAAAAGTGTATATTGATGGTGGTTTTGTCCACAATAAGGTATTTATCCGTTTTTTAAATGCTCTACTAGAAGGATATGAACTTGAAGTTTCAGATTTCCCTTTAGGATCAGCTTATGGGGCAGCTCTGATGTTGAATGCTTTTAAATAATCTAAACAAACCAATATCAATGAACCAGTTTTTTCTTGTTTTTTGTTTCGTTTTAATAATGGGATCAGTAAGTGCCCAAAATCAATCGCTCATTATGGACCTATATCCTGGGGAAATTCCATTTCAAAAGGTTACCCAAGTAAAAGAAGTAAGTAAGAGTGAAGGAATTGTCCGAATCAGTAATGTTCAAACCCCTCAGATACAAGTCTTTTTACCATCAAAAAGCTCAGCAAACGGGCAAGCAGTAATCATCTGTCCTGGTGGAGGATATGGTATTTTGGCCTATGATTGGGAAGGGACTGATATAGCCAAATGGTTAAACAGTCATGGCATAGCTGGAATCGTTTTGAAATACAGGCTGCCTTCAGCTATAACACAAACGAGTCCCCACCTTGTACCTATGTCTGACGGACAACAGGCCATTAGATTGGTAAGGCATCATGCTGAAGAATGGAACATAGACCCTGACAAGATTGGTATTATGGGCTTTTCGGCTGGAGGACATCTGGCATCAACGTTAGGTACTCACTTTGATTCTGGTAACCCTGGATCAGATGATCCTATTTTGCAGCAATCTTGCCGACCAGATTTTATGATATTGGGCTATCCGGTAATATCCTTTAATGAAAAATTCACACATATTGGTTCAAGAAATAGCCTCATAGGCAAAACCCCTGAAGCCAAATGGGTAAATTATTTCAGCAACGAAGAACAAATTAGATCAGACACCCCCCCTACCTTTATTTTTCATTCACAGGATGATACGGGGGTACCTGTTAAGCACAGCCTAATGTTTTATGAAGGTCTTGTGGCTAAAAAAATCCCAGTTGAGATGCACTTGTACCCTTTAGGACAGCATGGATACTCTCTCTCTCTCAACAAAGAAGGCACACAAAAAGATTGGCCAAATAGCTGTATTAACTGGATGAAACATTTACAATGAAAATGAATTTGCCAGCACTTAAAGTTGGCGAAAATAGCCGTTTCTTGGTCAATCAAAATGGAGAACCATTCTTCTGGCTGGGAGATACCGCTTGGGAGCTTATCCATAAGTTATCCTTAGCGGAAACACAATTGTATTTTCAAAACCGGATAGAGAAAGGTTTTACTATAATTCAGACTGTAATATTAGCTGAATTGGATGGCCTCACGGTACCCAATGCCAATGGAGATCTCCCATTAAAAGACTTAGACCCCTCCCAACCAAATGAAGCTTATTTCAGCCATGTAGATAAGATAATAGAGTTGGCTAATGAAATGGGACTTTACCTTGCCCTACTTCCTACCTGGGGGGATAAGTTCAATAAAAAATGGGGCACTGGTCCTGAAGTTTTCACACCTGAAAACGCCAGAGCCTTCGGTGCTAGTTTGGCTAAGCGATATGCCAAGCACCAACATATCGTCTGGGTTTTGGGTGGAGACAGGGTACCTCAGGACAAAGAAGATGAGGCCATTATTGAACAAATGGCTATGGGAATCCGTGAATTTGACAAGGACAGCCTGATCACTTACCATCCCAACGGTGGTGTGATAGCCAGTGATATTTTTGGTAAATCCACATGGCTACAAGTAGACATGTTCCAGTCCAGGCACCAGAAAAATTTCCGGGAATACACCTTCGTGAACAAGGCCAGAAACAGGCAGCCAGTGAGACCGGTTATCAATGGTGAACCAGGTTATGAAAACATCCCCAACCTTTTAAACAAATGGAATTTCCAACGGCTGGATGCTGCCGATGTCAGGTTGTCCGCCTATTGGAGCATGCTGTCTGGCGCTGCCGGGTACACTTATGGCTGCAATGAAGTCTGGCAAATGAACACTGCGGAATCAACTCCATTATTTGGCGCCCACCTTTCCTGGCAGGAAGCTTTAGATCTCCCTGGTGCCAGACAGATGGGAATTTTAAGAAGTATATTCGAAAGCTTACCTTGGCAACAAATGCATGCTACAAGGCAAATATTCGCTGGAATAAATTGGCCATTCAGTCCTCCAAAATTGGCACTGAGTACCTCAGACCAAAGTTGCTTATTGATTTACCAATCTACAGGCAGCAAAATAAAACTGAAAATAAAAAAAGGAATTTTAAACAATAGTGCTGTCTATTGGATTAATCCCCAAAACGGTAGAGTTACTCCCACTAAAGCAAAAGGTTCAAACACCTTTTATTCCCCAAACAGGCTTCAGGATTGGTTACTTTTAATTCTATCAA
Protein-coding sequences here:
- a CDS encoding alpha/beta hydrolase; translated protein: MGSVSAQNQSLIMDLYPGEIPFQKVTQVKEVSKSEGIVRISNVQTPQIQVFLPSKSSANGQAVIICPGGGYGILAYDWEGTDIAKWLNSHGIAGIVLKYRLPSAITQTSPHLVPMSDGQQAIRLVRHHAEEWNIDPDKIGIMGFSAGGHLASTLGTHFDSGNPGSDDPILQQSCRPDFMILGYPVISFNEKFTHIGSRNSLIGKTPEAKWVNYFSNEEQIRSDTPPTFIFHSQDDTGVPVKHSLMFYEGLVAKKIPVEMHLYPLGQHGYSLSLNKEGTQKDWPNSCINWMKHLQ
- a CDS encoding phytoene desaturase family protein; amino-acid sequence: MDATFDAVVVGSGPNGLSAAIVLQKHGLNVLLIEGKDTIGGGMRTMELTLPGFKHDVCSAIHPMAAAGPFFKTLPLDQYGLEFIHAKTLAGHPLPDGSVVSLHRSLFETADHLGKDKKAYIDLLKPLCDHWDTLSPDILSPLKFPKNPIKLGLFGINALKPSTLLAHKFKETNTRALWAGMAAHGIQPLTNIATSAIGMVLMAAGHHSGWPMIKGGSQSLADALANYFLSIGGKIEKGKMITHHSQLPNAKLVMFDLSPKNLLKIAGDKFSKLYRWQLSRYRYGMGVYKMDFALSQPIPWKSEALKGAGTVHLGGTLEDITKSEKLVWEGKYSENPYVLLSQQSLFDNTRSPEGYHTAWAYCHVPAGSERNMTSTIEDQIEKHAPGFKDTIIGKHTFNSKEIENYNPNYIGGDINSGVQDWSQIFTRPALRTSPYRTSFKNYYICSASTPPGGGVHGMGGYYAAKRAIKDLF
- a CDS encoding alpha/beta hydrolase — protein: MRPIALILFLMVSMHLEAQQIIDLYQDAIPNSKPYPMKEIVTEKNGQIAWIQKVSKPTLTIYQPDKEIATGAAVIICPGGGYSGESYLKEGTIIAETFVRKGIAAFILKYRLPSDSIMVDKSIGPLQDAQQAIKTVRQNASKWELDPEKIGIMGFSAGGHLASTAGTHFDKSYIPNDENISLRPDFMVLIYPVISMKDELTHPGSQQNLLGNAPSEEQKLLFSNELQVGPNTPLTWLTHTGDDNVVSVENSIQFYQALIRNEILSEMHLYPKGNHGFVLSLPTEEWMQPLFDWMDKSGIVN
- a CDS encoding FGGY-family carbohydrate kinase — translated: MPIPVTAIFDIGKTNKKFFLFDENLNEIKEEYVQFPTIKDDDGFECDDLEKITKWAKENVEKLCKDPQYEIKALNFSTYGATFVSIGEDGKPVTPIYNYLKDFPEDVHQEFYAKYPEESINQTTASPTLGMLNSGLQLYWLKRKKPEVFKKIKYSLHLPQYISYLFTGEIVTEPTSIGCHTKLWDFPKGDYHQWVYEEGIAEKLPRQVPTTHSFEKEICGQKVQIGVGIHDSSSALASYLIKIKEPFLLISTGTWSISLNPFPKRELTYQELQNDCLNFLSIHGKTVKASRFFLGYELDHQLAKMNNVFGKEPKFYKGISPDEKLVSQLLNGELAGTFYPETIARTPMVAEIFPENNWDIAAFSNYEEAFHHLIFGLVRMQVASLMLAKGATTTKKVYIDGGFVHNKVFIRFLNALLEGYELEVSDFPLGSAYGAALMLNAFK
- a CDS encoding bifunctional rhamnulose-1-phosphate aldolase/short-chain dehydrogenase, whose amino-acid sequence is MAITKDTFKHVDYLWDDEKAKALGDDQVALLLYRSNILGADLRITNYGGGNTSCKTIEKDPLTKEDTEIMWIKGSGGDIGTLKRSGLAGLYMDKLLALKNVYRGLEFEDEMVALFNHCIYDLDSKAPSIDTPLHAVLPFKHIDHLHPDAAIAIAAAKDGEKITNELFEGQIAWVPWQRPGFDLALQLDKALKANPGIRGIMLGGHGLFTWGDTAYDCYINSLEVIDKASQYLEDNYGKDRPVFGGQKVSSLPAEERREQASIIAPHLRGLASGFNRMVGHFSDDERVLEFINSNDLEKLAPLGTSCPDHFLRTKIRPLVLEIAPDTDLSDMTEIKAYLEKEFEAYRQYYTKYYNDHKRDNSPGIRDSNPVVILWPGVGMFSYAKNKQTARVASEFYTNAINVMKGAEAVSSYVSLPLQEAFDIEYWLLEEAKLQRMPKEQPLSRKVAFVTGGAGGIGKAIADKMAEEGACVFITDINKDNLDKALATYGKDTGSGALMDVTNMEDIEKALKAACLKFGGVDIIVNCAGLAISKPIAQTTEKDWDILQSVLVKGQFAVSKAAVAILRAQDKGGDIVNIASKNALVSGPNNVGYGTAKAAQVHMSRLLAAELGPDKIRVNVVNPDAVIEGSKIWEGEWAKGRAKAYGITVEELPAFYAKRTIMNEIISVDDIANGVFAFVGGHLSKSTGNILNVDGGVAAAFVR
- a CDS encoding sugar isomerase, which translates into the protein MRIDKNQINTINNRALPDHRESFEYLSNKLSTKGLDTSLLIKKIQDFQIAIPSWALGTGGTRFGRFPGGGEPRSLEEKIDDVGLIHALNAGSGAISLHIPWDIPGDIDAVKAHATSHNLLFDAVNSNTFQDQPDQEHSYKFGSLCHADAKVRQQAVDHNLEVIKYGDQLGSKALTVWLADGSSFPGQMNFRKALQNTLDSLKAIYQGLPSDWKMFVEYKPYEPNFYHTVIQDWGTSHLLASQLGEKAFTLVDLGHHLPNTNIEQIVATLMMQGKLGGFHFNDSKFGDDDLTVGAMKPYQLFLIFNELVEGMEDKTSKNPSPAWMIDASHNLKDPMEDLLQSVEAIQLAYAQALTVDRVALENARAENDAVLAQEILQNSFRTDLRPLIAEARLQAEAAIYPVEVYRDLAVRKTLIKERGAKSLATGL